The Drosophila innubila isolate TH190305 chromosome 3R unlocalized genomic scaffold, UK_Dinn_1.0 2_E_3R, whole genome shotgun sequence genome has a segment encoding these proteins:
- the LOC117790575 gene encoding probable transcription-associated protein 1 produces the protein MRIQTVILGCAILAVCLIRSSDAACADPAACTPTECQDPANAAEPTCQTTTPAPQPTTPAAGGVTTTASSDTTTTTTVSSSVSATTTAEYAALLRLRRRLRRILRQRRLAARRRRWVTRRRAAGRRRAQLMAPRRRVNNRVNRNGRRQNRIG, from the coding sequence ATGAGAATCCAGACCGTTATCCTTGGCTGTGCCATCTTGGCCGTTTGCTTGATCAGGAGCAGCGATGCCGCTTGTGCCGACCCAGCCGCATGTACACCTACGGAGTGTCAAGATCCTGCCAATGCCGCGGAGCCAACCTGTCAAACAACAACTCCTGCACCACAGCCAACAACTCCAGCAGCAGGAGGAGTCACAACAACAGCCAGTTccgatacaacaacaacaactacagtaTCATCATCAGTGTCAGCTACAACTACTGCCGAGTACGCTGCTTTGCTGCGTTTGAGGCGCAGACTCCGCCGTATCCTGCGCCAACGTCGCTTGGCCGCACGCAGGAGGCGCTGGGTTACCAGAAGGAGAGCTGCTGGAAGAAGGAGGGCTCAGCTGATGGCCCCCAGGAGACGCGTAAACAACAGAGTCAACAGGAACGGCAGACGCCAAAACAGAATTGGTTAA
- the LOC117791820 gene encoding protein PDF: MANYALTVALMVMATCINFSTVSATPDEERYVEKEYNRDLYDWFNNAARYAPIAPGSPCKYPYFLGNMLPNANNMRMPKRNSELINSLLSLPKNMNDAGK; this comes from the coding sequence ATGGCTAACTACGCTCTGACAGTGGCTCTAATGGTAATGGCCACCTGCATTAACTTCTCGACTGTCTCGGCCACTCCCGACGAGGAGCGCTACGTGGAGAAGGAATACAACCGAGACCTCTACGATTGGTTCAACAATGCTGCTCGATATGCGCCCATAGCACCTGGCAGTCCTTGCAAATATCCATATTTCCTGGGCAACATGCTGCCCAACGCCAACAACATGCGGATGCCAAAGCGCAACTCGGAGTTGATCAACTCGCTCCTCAGTTTGCCCAAAAACATGAACGATGCCGGAAAGTAA
- the LOC117790578 gene encoding uncharacterized protein LOC117790578, with protein MRIQTVILGCAILAVCLIRSSDAACAAAVCTPTECQDPANAAEPTCQTTTVAPPSTTAAPGGVTTTAASSGTATTTTTVSSVVSATTSAEYAALLRLRRRIRRIQRQRRLAARRRRMAARRRAAQRRRAQRNQRRRRNN; from the coding sequence ATGAGAATCCAGACCGTTATCCTTGGTTGTGCCATCTTGGCCGTTTGCTTGATCAGGAGCAGCGATGCCGCTTGTGCCGCCGCCGTTTGCACACCTACGGAGTGTCAAGATCCTGCCAATGCCGCGGAGCCAACCTGTCAAACAACAACTGTCGCACCACcatcaacaactgcagcacCAGGAGGagtcacaacaacagcagctagtTCCggtacagcaacaacaacaactacagtgTCATCAGTGGTGTCAGCTACAACTAGTGCCGAGTACGCTGCTTTGCTGCGTTTAAGGCGCAGAATCCGCCGTATTCAGCGCCAACGTCGTTTGGCAGCACGCAGGAGGCGCATGGCTGCCAGAAGGAGAGCTGCTCAGCGAAGGAGGGCTCAGAGGAACCAGAGGAGACGCAGAAACAACTAA
- the LOC117790574 gene encoding cGMP-specific 3',5'-cyclic phosphodiesterase, whose protein sequence is MSSIATNFNSNTNTNRLSIMTDVSSPAAGSGSGAGACERTRTTPEAPAESASTSTKPLTNGAKKAPQSAMATATAAAAATTATTAMAMATTATTSNQAKLKRHLQSNNNPHTAAETLTAPKVSADNDTSTASTSSTAAKCSGNNSSGKSAATQQDVDEVARLFEEKPEAFEKWLTERAPPEALSRLHEFIESHKSHNKRPSVTSDLFQQWMASPIVQQKSPRSLSSSSVQALPESRRHLMDLDEGELFMELIRDVANELDIDVLCHKILVNVGLLTHADRGSLFLAKGTPNNKYLVAKLFDVTQKTALKDAVTRARAEEIIIPFGIGIAGMVAQTKEMINIKEAYQDARFNCEIDLKTGYKTNAILCMPICNYEGDIIGVAQIINKTNGCMEFDEHDVEIFRRYLTFCGIGIQNAQLFEMSVQEYRRNQILLNLARSIFEEQNNLECLVTKIMTEARELLKCERCSVFLVDLDCCEESHLEKIIEKPHQLEQRASRAIKGGDSFEEKQKMRNRFTVLFELGGESQAANVSRPSINDLSTSTLAQIAQFVATTGQTVNICDVHEWVRDHNQIRAESEIDSTHAILCMPIVNAQKTVIGVAQLINKANGLPFTESDASIFEAFAIFCGLGIHNTQMYENACKLMAKQKVALECLSYHATAGQDQTEKLTQDVIAEAESYNLYSFTFTDFDLVDDDTCRAVLRMFMQCNLVSQFHIPYDVLCRWVLSVRKNYRPVKYHNWRHALNVAQTMFAMLKTGKMERFMTDLEILGLLVACLCHDLDHRGTNNAFQTKTESPLAILYTTSTMEHHHFDQCVMILNSEGNNIFQALSTEDYRSVMKTVESAILSTDLAMYFKKRNAFLELVENGEFDWQGEEKKDLLCGMMMTACDVSAIAKPWEVQHKVAKLVADEFFDQGDLEKLQLNTQPVAMMDRERKDELPKMQVGFIDVICLPLYRVLCDTFPWITPLYEGTLENRRNWQDLAEKVEMGLTWIDHDTIDKPVEEFAGCADEEIKDIEFTVTTLNCNQQSQHGADDSHTPEHQRSGSRLSIKKTGALGKVVRSKLSKTLYNSMDGSKPKTSLKLLESHVSEDMDDKSPTSPSQPQAGSMGRMSASSSTSSAGTVDKTKKRSKLCALL, encoded by the exons ATGTCCAGCATTGCAAcgaatttcaattcaaatacaaatacaaatcgaTTAAGCATCATGACGGATGTTTCATCGCCAGCTGCTGGCTCCGGTTCCGGCGCCGGCGCCTGTGAACGTACACGCACAACGCCAGAGGCGCCAGCTGAGTCTGCGTCGACATCCACCAAACCGCTAACCAATGGTGCCAAAAAGGCGCCACAATCtgcaatggcaacggcaacagcagcagcagcagcaacaacggcaacaacagcaatggcaatggcaacaactgcaaccacAAGCAATCAAGCCAAATTGAAGCGTCATttgcagagcaacaacaatccaCACACAGCCGCAGAAACGTTGACGGCGCCAAAGGTATCCGCTGACAACGACACGAGCACAGCCTCAACATCTTCAACGGCCGCCAAGTGCAGCGGCAACAATAGCAGTGGCAAGTCTGCGGCAACACAGCAGGATGTCGACGAGGTGGCACGCCTCTTTGAGGAGAAGCCCGAAGCCTTTGAGAAATGGCTAACGGAACGTGCCCCGCCCGAGGCGCTCAGTCGTCTACATGAATTCATTGAAAGTCACAAGTCGCACAACAAACGTCCCTCAGTCACATCGGATTTATTTCAGCAGTGGATGGCCTCGCCCATAGTGCAGCAG AAATCACCGCGCAGTCTATCGAGTTCATCGGTTCAAGCGCTGCCCGAAAGTCGACGCCATTTGATGGACCTGGACGAGGGAGAGCTCTTCATGGAGCTGATACGTGATGTGGCCAATGAGCTGGACATTGATGTCCTTTGCCACAAGATATTGGTCAATGTTGGACTGTTAACCCATGCGGATCGTGGCTCTCTCTTTCTGGCCAAGGGCACGCCCAACAACAAGTATCTCGTGGCCAAACTCTTTGACGTTACACAAAAGACTG CACTCAAAGATGCGGTAACGCGGGCACGAGCCGAGGAGATAATCATTCcatttggcattggcattgctgGCATGGTGGCACAGACAAAGGAGATGATTAACATCAAGGAGGCATACCAGGATGCGCGATTCAATTGCGAAATCGATCTGAAGACTGGCTACAAGACCAACGCCATATTATGCATGCCGATTTGCAATTACGAGGGCGACATCATAGGCGTGGCACAAATCATCAATAAAACGAATG GCTGCATGGAGTTTGATGAGCACGATGTGGAAATCTTTCGCAGATATTTGACATTCTGCGGCATTGGCATACAGAATGCTCAGCTCTTTGAAATGTCCGTCCAGGAGTACAGGCGCAATCAAATCCTTTTGAATTTGGCGCGCAGCATCTTCGAGGAGCAAAACAATCTCGAGTGCCTTGTCACCAAAATCATGACCGAGGCAAGGGAGCTGCTCAAATGTGAACGCTGCTCGGTGTTTTTAGTCGATTTGGATTGCTGTGAGGAG AGCCATTTGGAGAAGATAATCGAGAAGCCTCATCAGCTGGAACAGCGCGCCAGTCGTGCCATTAAAGGCGGCGATAGCTTTGAGGAAAAG caaAAGATGAGGAATCGCTTTACGGTCCTCTTTGAATTGGGCGGCGAGTCTCAGGCGGCGAATGTTTCGAGACCCTCCATAAATGATCTGAGCACCTCGACGCTGGCACAGATAGCACAATTTGTGGCCACCACCGGACAGACGGTGAACATATGCGATGTCCATGAGTGGGTCAGGGATCACAATCAAATCCGTGCGGAGAGTGAGATCGATAGCACCCATGCCATACTCTGTATGCCGATTGTGAATGCCCAGAAGACGGTGATTGGTGTCGCGCAATTGATTAACAAG GCGAACGGATTGCCCTTCACCGAATCGGATGCCTCCATCTTTGAGGCCTTTGCCATATTCTGTGGACTGGGTATACACAACACCCAGATGTATGAGAATGCCTGCAAGCTGATGGCCAAACAGAAGGTGGCCCTGGAGTGTCTCAGCTATCATGCCACGGCCGGACAGGATCAGACGGAGAAGCTCACCCAGGATGTGATTGCCGAGGCCGAGTCGTACAATTTGTACAGTTTTACATTTACAG ATTTTGATTTGGTGGATGATGACACTTGTCGTGCTGTTCTTCGCATGTTCATGCAATGCAATCTTGTCTCACAGTTTCATATTCCCTATGAT GTGCTCTGTCGCTGGGTGTTGAGTGTGCGCAAGAATTATCGTCCTGTTAAGTATCACAACTGGCGGCATGCTCTCAACGTGGCCCAGACCATGTTTGCCATGCTTAAGACTGGCAAAATGGAGCGTTTTATGACGGATCTGGAAATACTCGGCCTGCTGGTGGCCTGTTTGTGCCACGATCTCGATCATCGTGGCACCAACAATGCCTTCCAGACCAAAACAGAGTCACCATTGGCTATACTCTACACCACCAGCACCATGGAGCATCATCATTTCGATCAGTGTGTGATGATACTCAACTCCGAGGGCAACAATATATTTCAG GCACTTTCCACGGAAGACTATCGCTCCGTGATGAAGACTGTGGAAAGCGCTATACTCTCCACCGATTTGGCCATGTATTTTAAGAAGCGCAACGCATTCCTCGAGTTGGTTGAGAACGGCGAATTCGATTGGCAAGGCGAGGAGAAGAAAGATT TGCTGTGTGGCATGATGATGACAGCCTGCGATGTCAGCGCCATTGCCAAGCCGTGGGAGGTGCAACATAAGGTTGCCAAACTGGTTGCAGATGAGTTCTTCGATCAAGGTGATCTGGAGAAGCTGCAGCTTAACACACAGCCCGTGGCCATGATGGATAG gGAACGCAAGGACGAGCTGCCCAAAATGCAGGTGGGTTTCATAGATGTCATCTGTCTGCCGTTGTATCGAGTTCTGTGCGACACTTTTCCTTGGATCACGCCATTGTACGAGGGCACGCTGGAGAATCGCCGCAATTGGCAGGACTTGGCGGAGAAAGTGGAAATGGGCTTGACCTGGATCGATCATGATACGATCGACAAGCCAGTGGAAGAGTTTGCCGGCTGTGCCGATGAGGAGATCAAGGACATTGAGTTCACGGTGACAACCCTCAACTGCAATCAGCAGTCACAGCATGGCGCTGACGACAGCCACACGCCGGAGCATCAACGCAGTGGTTCACGGCTGAGCATCAAGAAGACCGGAGCGCTGGGCAAAGTGGTGCGCTCGAAGCTATCAAAGACGCTGTACAACAGCATGGATGGATCAAAGCCAAAGACATCGCTTAAATTGCTCGAGTCGCATGTCAGCGAGGATATGGACGACAAGAGTCCAACGAGTCCATCACAACCACAAGCGGGCAGCATGGGACGCATGTCGGCATCCTCGTCCACCTCCTCAGCCGGCACCGTTGACAAGACCAAAAAGCGATCCAAGCTGTGTGCGCTTTTATGA
- the LOC117791819 gene encoding golgin subfamily A member 7 — translation MSQGGGTPSAGNPTILHAGKVFIQRDYSDGTSVKFHTRLPPELEGMIERHVFEATINRLNEFYAEAEEGSCGTYCEGCIGCITAYLIYMCSETHYEKTLRKISKFVASQNERIYNPKGLQLIDPTFRGLRVIEITIFDRPGRT, via the exons ATGTCACAGGGCGGTGGCACTCCATCGGCTGGAAACCCGACCATTCTGCATGCTGGCAAAGTGTTCATACAACGCGACTACAGCGACGGCACATCCGTTAAATTCCATACGCGACTTCCCCCTGAACTGGAGGGTATG ATTGAACGTCATGTGTTTGAGGCGACCATTAACAGGCTTAATGAATTTTATGCCGAGGCCGAGGAGGGATCATGCGGCACCTATTGTGAGGGCTGTATAGGTTGTATTACGGCGTATTTGATCTACATGTGCTCCGAGACACATTATGAAAAG ACGCTGCGTAAAATATCCAAATTTGTGGCTTCCCAAAATGAGCGCATTTACAATCCAAAGGGACTGCAATTGATTGATCCAACATTTCGTGGTCTTCGTGTAATAGAAATAACCATATTTGATCGTCCGGGACGTACGTGA
- the LOC117791625 gene encoding organic cation transporter protein, with the protein MTKSKDSKLEKTRELISEQGMKDLLTKQLEIVGSGGAFVWAIFFLCVTPNILNGFHVSSYTLLGHLPDDQWCGIDDLRATNWTLEQKRSITDRELKPGGCEVWDWDYKQLSRMSFDEALNFTNRMSQINKPAVVNCKVKGNYEYLNPESTFVADWELTCDRSIQRTSAQVSLSLGKFCGSFSFGILADKFGRKTSFTLGAAFFIVGSFMCSFSPWYSLFLIGRFALGAASSGLFYPAFTMIVENICLKHRSWMSIAFSASYPVGMILLAITGYLIQPWRYLQLALTIPSLLLILNCYLMNESPRWLITKQRYDRVYQILFKQPSHYEVQSAIAPATEIVSDKKTLEPTVNDSLCQKLKNGPLKSIIELYSNPKVRKLIFTSYFMFCVTSLSYYVTALNASNLSVSRYLYIIATGVVDIPSYLVPVIMLRFTGRRITTMFLFMWTGISLLLVLAVPTGSTTWIVSFAMLGRFGISATYSVVTLYTAELYPTEIRNSALGTCSTWAHVGSISAPYVVDVLGALGWYIPTTICGCCVLVAGLLTLTLPETGTGKLVDKVGDASVSNEQNEKAEKQ; encoded by the exons atgacCAAATCAAAGGATAGTAAGCTGGAGAAGACGAGGGAGCTTATCAGCGAGCAGGGAATGAAGGATTTGCTCACAAAGCAGCTGGAAATCGTTGGCAGTGGCGGTGCATTTGTCTG GGCCATCTTTTTTCTGTGCGTCACCCCCAACATATTGAACGGCTTCCATGTGTCCTCCTACACACTGCTCGGTCACCTGCCCGACGATCAGTGGTGTGGCATTGATGATCTTAGGGCGACCAACTGGACGCTGGAACAGAAACGCAGCATAACGGATCGGGAGCTTAAGCCGGGCGGATGTGAggtttgggattgggattACAAGCAGCTGAGTCGCATGTCCTTCGACGAGGCCTTGAACTTCACCAATCGCATGTCTCAGATCAATAAACCCGCTGTTGTCAACTGCAAGGTGAAGGGCAACTACGAGTATCTGAACCCGGAGAGCACATTTGTAGCGGATTGGGAGCTGACCTGTGATCGCAGTATTCAACGGACTTCCGCACAGGTTTCCCTATCTCTCGGCAAGTTCTGTGGATCGTTCTCCTTTGGCATTCTTGCCGACAA ATTTGGTCGCAAGACATCGTTTACGTTGGGCGCCGCCTTCTTCATTGTGGGCAGCTTCATGTGCAGTTTCTCCCCCTGGTATAGTCTCTTTTTGATCGGTCGTTTTGCCCTGGGCGCCGCCTCATCGGGTCTATTCTATCCAGCGTTTACAATGA TTGTTGAAAACATTTGCCTCAAGCATCGTTCCTGGATGTCCATTGCTTTCTCTGCCTCGTATCCTGTGGGCATGATCCTGCTGGccattacagggtatctgatACAGCCCTGGCGCTATCTGCAACTGGCACTGACCATACCCTCGCTGCTATTGATACTCAACTGCTA TCTGATGAATGAATCACCACGCTGGCTTATCACAAAGCAGCGATATGATCGCGTCTACCAGATTCTCTTCAAACAGCCAAGTCACTATGAGGTCCAGTCCGCAATTGCGCCAGCAACCGAAATTGTCAGCGATAAGAAAACA CTGGAACCGACTGTAAATGATTCTCTGTGTCAAAAGCTAAAGAATGGTCCACTCAAGTCAATCATAGAGCTCTACTCCAATCCGAAAGTACGCAAACTAATCTTCACTTCGTACTTTATGTTCTGTGTAACCTCGCTGAGTTACTATGTGACAG CCTTGAATGCATCCAATCTTTCTGTTAGTCGTTATCTGTATATTATAGCCACCGGAGTGGTGGATATACCCTCGTATTTGGTGCCCGTAATTATGCTTCGTTTTACGGGTCGTCGGATAACCACAATGTTCCTCTTCATGTGGACGGGAATCTCTTTGTTGCTGGTGCTTGCTGTTCCCACGGGCAGCACAACGTGGATCGTTTCATTTGCAATGCTGGGTCGCTTTGGCATCAGTGCCACCTACTCGGTTGTGACTCTATATACGGCGGAACTCTATCCCACTGAGATTAGGAACTCCGCACTGGGCACGTGCTCGACATGGGCCCATGTGGGTTCGATTTCAGCACCCTATGTAGTCGATGTGCTGGGCGCATTGGGCTGGTACATTCCAACAACCATTTGTGGCTGCTGCGTTCTAGTAGCAGGTCTCCTAACCCTTACACTGCCCGAAACGGGAACGGGTAAGCTTGTCGATAAGGTTGGGGATGCGTCCGTCTCAAACGAGCAGAACGAGAAGGCTGAAAAGCAGTAA
- the LOC117790577 gene encoding uncharacterized protein LOC117790577 translates to MRIQTVILGCAILAVCLIRSSDAACAAAVCTPTECQDPANAAEPTCQTTTVAPPTTTAAPGGVTTTAASSGTATTTTTVSSVVSATTSAEYAALLRLRRRVRRIQRQRRLAARRRRMAARRRAAQRRRAQIMGQRRRRNN, encoded by the coding sequence ATGAGAATCCAGACCGTTATCCTTGGTTGTGCCATCTTGGCCGTTTGCTTGATCAGAAGCAGCGATGCCGCTTGTGCCGCCGCCGTTTGCACACCTACGGAGTGTCAAGATCCTGCCAATGCCGCGGAGCCAACCTGTCAAACAACAACTGTcgcaccaccaacaacaactgcagcaccAGGAGGagtcacaacaacagcagccagtTCCggtacagcaacaacaacaactacagtaTCATCAGTGGTGTCAGCTACAACTAGTGCCGAGTACGCTGCTTTGCTGCGTTTGAGGCGCAGAGTCCGCCGTATTCAGCGCCAACGTCGTTTGGCAGCACGCAGGAGGCGCATGGCTGCCAGAAGGAGAGCAGCTCAGCGAAGGAGGGCTCAGATAATGGGCCAGAGGAGACGCAGAAATAACTAA
- the LOC117791626 gene encoding elastase-1, with protein MKAGFNFYQLCILIFILISKNILDIQKCCAVPIVGGRLVLSEGSTVKYPYMVSLQDLFNGYRNHGNTSQRRISQHFCGGSLISERWILSAAHCIWRKNIKQVVAFIGYESIENVNYLEPYGVERAEYIYFHPANYRNDIALLYLNRRFKSQLSRDLQFAQLPPQNMKPNNNESCRIIGYGATRHAGPSQKQLFEADVRLIGNDHCRDIIGHIWAPKNGANTVCALGNNQDSCQGDSGGPLICQNGSGGGKYIYGLVSHGLTCGIKGMPSIYTVTRPYYDWVQLLVHKTSP; from the exons ATGAAGGCTGGATTTAACTTCTATCAATTATGTATCctgattttcatattaatttcaaaaaatattcttgataTTCAGAAATGTTGTGCCGTTCCCATAGTTGGTGGTCGCCTTGTTTTGAGTGAGG GTAGTACCGTTAAGTACCCCTATATGGTATCATTGCAAGATTTGTTTAACGGATATAGAAACCATGGGAACACCAGTCAAAGACGAATTTCTCAGCATTTTTGTGGTGGAAGTCTGATTAGTGAACGTTGGATACTAAGTGCTGCTCATTGCATATGGAGAAA aaatattaaaCAGGTTGTGGCTTTTATTGGATATGAGAGCATTGAAAATGTGAATTACCTTGAACCCTATGGTGTAGAAAGAGctgagtatatttattttcatcc TGCCAACTATCGCAATGATATTGCTTTACTCTACCTGAATCGTCGTTTTAAAAGTCAACTGAGCAGGGATTTACAGTTCGCTCAACTTCCTCCACAAAACATGAAACCCAACAACAATG AATCGTGTCGCATTATTGGCTATGGAGCTACCAGGCATGCGGGGCCTTCCCAGAAGCAACTCTTTGAGGCAGATGTGCGTCTTATAGGCAATGATCACTGTAGGGATATTATTGGACACATTTGGGCACCCAAGAATGGTGCGAATACCGTTTGTGCCTTGGGCAACAATCAGGACTCTTGTCAGGGGGATTCGGGTGGACCATTAATATGCCAGAATGGAAGTGGAGGCGGTAAATACATTTATGGTCTCGTCTCTCACGGTTTGACCTGCGGCATTAAAGGAATGCCGAGCATATACACGGTAACGAGACCATATTACGACTGGGTCCAGCTGCTTGTGCACAAGACCTCACCCTGA